The genomic window CACGTAAAGAGAACAGCAGCCTCTGGGTCCAGGGAACGGAGTCTAGGGGCAGCTTAGGCTCTGGGTCCAGACAGACTAGGGTGCCCAGCAACTTGATGCGCCTCCACCGCCAGCCTGGTTAATGAGTTACTCTCCTAGTTAATTCCCCTGCACGTCGAGGCTGGCAGTGCCAACTCTTCCAAGCTCCCGGTCCTGGCGCATGAATTAGCATAGATTACTCTCCCCTTCCAGGACTTTCGAGTGAGGCCCCTCACTCACTGGAAACCCGCTTCGTCCTCACGGGGGCCCAGGAAAGGCGTGGGGCCAgcaggaaacagtggcagaggaACTGGCTTGTCCTTCTGCCGCCAAGAAGGCCGATAGGAGATTCTCTCAGCCTCACCCACCTGCCGATAACTAGAGCCCTCTGGGGGTAAAGCCAGACCCCTTCAGGGCAGTTTGCAAGAGGCCGGTGGCCTGTTTCTTGTTGTAGGCTGGGAGAAGCCTGGGCCCTCTGCCCTGGCCAACTGGTCCTACTTTGGGAGGGCGGCTGGGGGTCTGGGCTCCAGACCACTCACTTCGTTAGGACACTTTCTGGACACATTTTGACCAAAGCAGGGGAAAGCGTTTAAGGTGGTACCAGTAACACTTGAGTGCTCAGCCTGAGAGTTTAGGAGAGATGGCTTCACCCCTCCACCCAGACACTGAGTGGAGGCCCTTGGCCTTCAAGATCGTGTCCTGTTATTCCCCTCAGCTAAGATTACTCATATTGACTGTGCTACGAATGGCCGTTCCCTGCCTGCAGACAGAGTGGGGCTTTTAGTACCCCAAGTTTCCATTTGGAGCCTAAGGCCGAGTTTGAGAGGTCTGGTCTGCAGGCGAATCTGAACCTGCAGCCCTCCTGGAGATGTTTCTGTGGAGAATGGGGTCCTTTCCCATCAACTTCAGGATCGGGGATCTACAACCCACCTAAACTGCGTGCTTCTTTCTGGGAACAGAGGGCTGACCTTTACTTCTACCCCAGACTGGCTGGCTAGTGCAGCCCCAAAACTTCCAGTTTTCCTTGTGGCTTCAGGCTCTCTGTTGGCCTGGGCACAATGGGGCTTGTGTCCCTACAGCCTAAGTGAAGGAAGCTTTTCTGAACTGGAGATGATATTTTTAGTGGTCTGTAGTTTAGGACCCAGGGAGATAGTATTCAAAATGCACCCTACCCCAAAAGGCTGGATCAAGCTCCCTGTTTCCTTGGGCCTGTAGGAAAGGATGGGGGGATGCCACAAAGCAAGGTGGAGAGAAACTGCTAAGAGTGAAAACCCAGCCAAGAGCCTTGCCCATAGCTGGCATCAGAGAGCTGAAGTCTGAGGCAGGGGCAGGCTTCTTGGGACATGAACACAAAGCTGAGGCCCAAGACTGTCtcgtgtgtgaatgtgtgtatgtatatgcccTGGGAAGGTTGGGAGGAGGCAGCACCATGATCTCTGCTGGGTCCTCCCTAAGGCCAGGTACCCGGACAACCCCAGAAAACACACTCCTAACCCCTCTCTCGCCTAGAGTGTTTTCCAAAAGGGGTTTTTGGACCCTCCTCTCACTGCACCCCCAATACAGACTATGCCTGGAATAAAGAGAAATTGACATGAACATAAATACACAGTAGATGAATCCACAGAGGATCAGGGGTGACCCCAGGGCAGGGAACGGATAGCTGGCAACACAGGGGAACATGTTCCCAGACCTGGGGACTTATGACTGATGAATCTAGGGGCGGTGCAGCCTGACTTACAGGACTTCCCTCTTTTCCCCCTCCCAATCGACATTTTTTCAGTCTCACGGCAACCTCATCACCAAACACAGGCATGTCTTCGTCCTTAAGCAAAATGACATGGGCGGCCAAGTAAGAGATTTAAAGgatgccagtttttttttaatcattaattgTAAACGTGCAAAATACCTGCTGGTACTTCACTTTAGAAGAATGTaattggcaaaaagaaaaaaaagagagaaaaaaagaggcgGCTGATGAATAGATAATAGATCTTTAACCACCAATAAACAGAGAGCAGCGCCAGCAGCCTGGGGGATGTGATCATAATTATGCTGCTGCGTGAGCCAATGGGGACGAGGGAACTCGGCCCTAAAATCATCCCAAAACCGAAGGCAAGCTCGAAAATGCGGACACGGCCTGGGACTGGAGAAACGATCTGCACTCCCTAATTGTAAGCCCGGGGTTTGCACAGCAACCCGCCCCTGGGACGACAGATGGcagaataataatagaaatagtgacaataaataataataatgacaacaacACTGACACAAATAATAACGACAACCTAATGGTAATAGTAACAGCACATCAGCCTCTCCCTTGACCTTGGACCCCTAGTCCCAGATATTGCAGAAGGACCTGTTTGGGGGAAGGAGATGAGCCCCTTCCCGGAAAGGAAAATCGAGACCCTGTGGGGAAGTTGGAAGCGCCCACCGTCCCGGCAGGGTCATCCACTCCGGTCTCAACTTGGAAAAGAACGAGCCGCGTCAAGGATGGACAGATCAGCGACCCTGAGACCTCGAGGCTACGCGCGGTTGGACGACCCAGCACCCCTTCACGCCAGGCTCCCTCCTCACCTAGGAAATCGCCGGGAGTATCGCTGACCGAACAGCTCCGTTAACCCTTGCCGGGAACCCACCCCTGCCCGCTTACCCTCGAGGGCTCCCGGGGCGATTCCAGCTCCCCAGACGCGGGGCTGCGGAGGGCAGCAGCGCGGAAGCGCTGGGCGCGGGGAATCTGTAGTGTCCGCGCGTCCGTCTGTACCCCCAAGCCCGGGCTCGGCAGGCTGGGGAATccagggggccacagaggaggcGGCGCCGACCGAGGGCTCTGCAGAGACCGGGGTGCCCCGGAGGGAATGATGGTGGTGGAGAGGAGGCGGTGGCcgagggggaggaggtggggaaagaggaggagggagaactggaggaggagaaggaggaagaggaggaggaggagaaaaagcgaaggaagaggaggaggcgaaagaggaggagaagaagcCGCTGCGGCGCCGCGGGAGCGAGTGAGCTGGGGGCGCGGGGCGAAGGCGCCGAGAGGCCGGGCGGCCCGGCGGGCGCAGGAGGCACGGCCGCGGCAACGGCGGCGACTCCGTTCCACTCTCGGCCCGGATCCAGGCCTCCGGGTTCCCAGGCGCTCGCCTCCCTCTGACGCACTTTAAAGAGTCTCCCCCCTTCCACCTCAGGGCGAGTAATAGCGACCAATCATCAAGCCATTTACCAGGCTTCGGAGGAAGCTGTTTATGTGATCCCCGCACTAATTAGGCTCATGAACTAACAAATCGTTTGCACAACTTGTGAAGAAGCGAACACTTCCATGGATTGTCCTTGGACTTAGGGCGCCCTGCCCGCCTTTTGCAGAGGAGAGAAAACTTTTTTTTGCCTCCCCCGAGAAACTACCCCCCCCACTCCGCCTCTAACTTCGACCCCCCCCACCACGCCATctcgccaaaaaaaaaaaaaaaaaaaaaaaaaaaattaccccaaTCCACGCCTGCAAATTCTTCTGGAAGGATTTCTCCCCCTCTCTCCAGGTTGGGCGCGTTTGGTGCAAGATTCTCGGGATCCTCGGCGttgcctctcccttcccctcccccctcctttcctttttcctttcctttcctttctttctccctttcctccccccacccccacccccacccaacaAGTCCCCAATTCTCGTCCGTTCTCGCCGCGGGCAGCGGGCAGCGGGCGGCGGAGGCAGCGCGCCGCGGTCGCCGGGAGCCGGGAGCCCCGGGCGCCCGCTCCTTGGCGCAGCATGTTCCAGCCGGCGCCCAAGCGCTGCTTCACCATCGAGTCGCTGGTGGCCAAGGACAGTCCCCTGCCCGCCTCGCGCTCCGAGGATCCCATCCGTCCCGCGGCGCTCAGCTACGCCAACTCCAGCCCCATAAACCCGTTCCTCAACGGCTTCCactcggccgccgccgccgccgccgccggcagGGGCGTCTACTCCAACCCGGACTTGGTGTTCGCCGAGGCGGTCTCGCACCCGCCCAACCCGGCCGTGCCAGTGCACCCGGTGCCGCCGCCGCACGCCTTGGCCgcccaccccctgccctcctcGCACTCGCCACACCCCCTCTTCGCCTCGCAGCAGCGGGACCCGTCCACCTTCTACCCCTGGCTCATCCATCGCTATCGATATCTGGGCCACCGCTTCCAAGGTACGTGCCACGTCGCGGGGCCGCGGAGCGCTGCATCCTACGCTGCCCTCGGCCTGCTCCGGGTGGGCGCCCGGCGAGGCCTGGATGGAGGTTTTTCCGGCTCGACCGCCCGCTCGGTGCGTCTGGAAACTGGGCGGCGAGGAGTCGGGCTTGGTGTTGGTCCCCAGTCTCCGAGCTGCGGCCGGTTTGGGGACTGGCCTGCTGCCGCTTGACCCTTTAAGGAGGGACGCAGAGGAGTTGCCTCCGAATGCTCTCAAGGCGGGCTGTCTTAGCCTGCTCCGAGTGCTGGCCACCGAGGAATCCATGGCCCGCGGGGTGCCCAGGCTCTCCGTCTCCTGGGCTATGCTCTCGCCGTCCTGGCTCCGAGGGGCGCAGGCAAGGGCCAGCCCCAGGTTCGCCTTCCACTACGTGTTCGCCACCCACTCCGCGCCCCTGCCTCCTAGACCCGCGACGTCTCGGTCTCTGACCCTCTTCCGGCAGTGAAGAGACCCTTACGCCCCCGGAGCAAAGTCTGGGGGGGTTGTTTTATCCTGCTTATTtcggaggctggggaggggcgggAACCCGCGCGGGTAGGAACCTCTCCGAGGCTCGGCACTCTAGCGGTGACCTGTTCAATTCCGGCGCCGAGCCGCCACGGCGGGAAGGCAGGTTcggactgatttttatttttgtttttcttttaaaagaaatgagccgGGTCGGAAGATGGGCTAGAGGAAGTCTGTTTGggtgttttcctttcttgctgttttttgggatttgtttgtttgtttttctctgggtgGAGGGTAGGAGGAAAGTTAAAACTCCGGTAAAGGGGACAAGTAATTAGTTTGGCGATCCGAGCGGGGAAAAGACCTACCTCCGGAGGCAGCCGATCAATACTCGGCGGCTTGTCCATTTGTTAACCCTTTGCATTCCTGCCAGCGCCTAAAGTCGGGTAGACTCCCCCTTCCTTAAtttcaaaaaccaaaccaaacaaaaacaacgtTTTACCCTTATTCCCAGACCGAATTTGCCTCCATCCCCCCCTGAACTGtcggtttgtttttctttgggtttTTCGTGAATCGATTTCCCACCCCAATGAGTGGACCTGAAACTGGCTCTGCTTGCAAAGTTTAGGGCTCCCTTTCCTCATTCTCCAGCAGCCACGGTCTTGGTCCTCACACCCGACTCGGAGTAGCTGGGATCTTCGGGGGCCGCGAACAGTCCTAAAAGGTGCCCGCAGCTCCGTACCCCGCCGGGTTACGATGCCTTCGCTCGCGTCTCCTAGTTCTCCGGAGCAGGGCAGCGGGGAAGCCGGGACCTCGGGGAGGCAGCGGCAGCAGAAACCCTGCGCACCCTCCGGAGAGATTTCTGTGAAGCCCGGGCTGCAACGACACGCCCGGCCTCTGCGCTTTTCCGGAggagaaagacttttaaaatacgTACCCGAGAAAACTTTAGATAGCGGCTCATCACCTCTCCGCCCCTCATCCCCGGGGGCAAACTTTTCTCtgagatgagaaaaaaagaaagccgtTTCTTTGGGTTCAGGGCGCCAACCCCCGGATCCGGCCTTGCTGCCCCCTCCTCGATCCCCGGGTGCCCGGCGCGGAGGTGGTGAGGCCCGCGGCGCCCGGGGGTCTGCAAAGCCCGCCTAGGACAACTGCTGGGTGGCAGCCGCTCAGGTCCGGGCCCAGCAGACAGGGCCAGGCGGCTGGACCGGCGTTCCCTTCGCGCGTCTGGAGGGGCCCGGCCCTCCCTGGGCCAAGCCGCACAGGGTACGTCCGCGAAGGCCCTGAGCTCGCTGCCAGGTCAGCCCGGCTCCGGAGAAGCGCGCGGCCCGGGTTAGGACGGGCACCTCTAACAGGACTTCTGCTGTGTTCCCCGCAGGGAACGACGCAAGCCCGGAGAGCTTCCTTTTGCACAACGCCCTGGCCCGAAAGCCGAAGCGGATCCGCACCGCCTTTTCCCCGTCCCAGCTTCTGAGGCTGGAACACGCCTTCGAGAAGAACCACTACGTGGTGGGCGCCGAAAGGAAGCAGTTGGCGCACAGCCTCAGCCTCACGGAAACTCAGGTGAGCGGGCCCCGGCGCGGCCACCGCATCCCCGATCCCCGGACAGAGGGCCTTCCGCCAATAGGCCGGGAGTTACTCCCACGCCCTGGGCTCAAGATGTGTAAGTTTTGAGGGGCTCTTGGCTTCCTTGGGCTCCAGCACCGGACTGTAGGAGCCGACCCGCTGGAGGTTCCgaggagtggggggggggggtggggggggggaccGGCTGAGTTGCTGTTTCTGTAGGGCCGGGCTGGACTCGCAGCTCCTGGGTGAGACACCTCTGCACTTTTGATGAGACTTGCGGTGCGAGTCTGGGGGTAGGCTGGGGCCAGGAAGAGGTGTAGGAGCGTTTGGGGCTCAAGGCTGGGAAGAGAGGGCTGGGAGTGGGTTAAGAGCGAGGTCCCTGCTGCCAGAGGCTCACGGCTCACACGGACAGCTCCCAGTTACTCCCCTTgaggggacaggagagtcaggccatcGAGCCAGGCATCCTAGGTGCGTCCCTAAATCGGAGAAACTGAGCCAGGAGGCTGCGGAGAGGGGCTGCCTCAGGGGGCAGACCCTTGCTGCGCAACAGGGTCCCCCGGCGGGCCAGGCTCCGGCCTGCTCCGGGGTTGGGGAGGTGGTTTTGGGCTACAGTAGGCGCAACTGTATGCGGAGCCGCAGGGCGGGGTCAAAGTTCCCGGCAAACAGTAACATTTTCGGGCAGATTAAGTTGTAACACTTTTCCTGGGAGGCGCAAAGAGGTCGAGGCTTTTGTTTTAAAACGTTCCCCAAGACAAAACCGAAGAGGGCCTCGCGGGTTGGTGCGGGGCCCGGCACAAGGCGCGGCCCGGCTGATTTCTCCTGGATAGCCGAGGCGGCGGTGGTCTTTGTCCGCCTCGCTGCCCACGCTGCCTGGAGTCTTTGTGTGCGTGTCAAGCCCCGAGCGCACCGACGCGCGCCTTGGGCGAGCGCCGGGGAGAAATGAATCGTCCTCCCCCTCAATTAGCAAACTCAAAGCAAATTAAACTCAGCCTTGTTCCAGCTCAGCTTTTTCATGGGAACACTTTGGGGGACTGGGGGCATTCGGGGAGAGCAAGCCGGGACCTGGGCCTGCCGACTCAAAGAAGAAAGCCCAGCGGACTTCAGGGGCCTGGGGGTACTGCCAGCAGAGCGGGGACAGACCCGGGGCCGTGGAAGGTGCAGTCAACACCATTTTCCTCACCTGTCCCTCGCTGCTGAGAAGCTTGGGCAGTGCCATTGTCTGGTCTGGTCAGTGTATAGGGACCCATCACCAATCTTCCCCAGGGACTGGTGCAACCCAGTCCCACATCAGTGCTCCCCAGACTACTAGCTGCCCTCTGGGGAGGCCAGGCCGCCAGCCCCGCCCTGGTGGGAAGTGATGCGATGGGGTGGGAGTTTGGCCCTGGCCTGCCCTGGAGCTGGTCAAGAAGAGGACAGAGGGGGCTCTTCCCTTATCTTTCTCAGTTTTCCTTTTACTTCCCCTCTATCCCAGGGTCTTGCGGAAGCTTTCACTTTTGAGCCTCTTTTCCGAGCTGAAAAGATTCAGCTGGGTTAGTCCCCAGGGCTCTGTACCCCCACCGTCCCCCCTGGTTTTCCCCCTAAACCCCCACCCCCGACTGTCTCCCACAACCGCTCCTGCTCACCTGCAAGAGTCCTGGGCACAGAGGAGGAAGCGCAGGCAAATCCTGACTGCCTACCCCAGGGCCCAGGCCTTGCAGAGGAGGCACTATATTTAGACAGTGGCTGCGGAAACCGGCAGAAAATAGAAAGCACGTTGGGCCCAGCAGCGGGAATGAACTCTTTGCGGCACTGGTTAGGTAGAGGGAGTCAGGGaccttttaattttcctttacttattattttataggggcttcccaatGTTTGGCAGGCTTTTGCACTCAAGGGGGATGTGGGTGTCCTGAGCTGGCTGAAGCTAAAAGGGGCACCGAGCACGCGGAGCTGGCGGGGCCAGGGGAAAGGTTTCACCAGGAGGGCTCAGAAGGGCCGGGATCAGGCTTCCCCGGGCCGGCAACAGGAGCTCTGTTCCCCAAGGGAAGGCTGTAGCGGAGTGTGGGTGCCGGTTAACAGGATGCGCGGCCCGGGACACTGGACTTTTGTAGTCTCAGCCCAGGGTCTGGCCAGGCAATAGAGGAGGAGGTAGGAGGGCGCTGTGCAGGAATACTAACGCGccctctctgcctctcctgcaGGTAAAAGTATGGTTTCAGAACCGCAGGACGAAGTTCAAAAGGCAGAAGCTGGAGGAAGAAGGCTCAGATtcgcaacaaaagaaaaaagggacGCACCATATTAACCGGTGGAGGATCGCCACAAAGCAGGCGAGTCCCGAGGAAATAGATGTGACCTCAGACGATTAAAAACACAGACAGAACCCCACCGAAACGGACATCACAGAGCAaaacagagacagggagaggaggggaagacgaaaaaaaaaaaaaagaaaacaaaaaaccctacaaaacaaaaactaccgcacacacacattcacggAGAAGGGGACAGGGAGTCAGAGAGAGGAGCCGCTGCGCGACGTAGACGGGCGGCAGAACGCAGGGTCCTGATCCGAGGCCGCGCCTCGATGGCAGAAGACGGGAGGCTCCTTGATGAACACGCTACCCTTGTCTAAAGAGGCAGctgagtgagggagagagagagagagagagagagagagagagagagagagagagagagagagagaggtcctAAGGTGGCAAAGCCGAAGGCGCTCTGACAAGGGGAGCTGTCAGTCAAACGCCAAACCAGCGAGACAAGATGATTGGCAGGTATTCCGTTTATCGCAGTccgatttttttttaaaatgatgatgataatggtgatgataaaagaaaaaaaaaaccccaaccaggcacagGACTTTTAAATTTTGCCCTTCgaagtgtttttttccccccaatctttaaaaataattagtaatAATCGAGATTCCATATCCAGCCCCATCCCACACCTGTTCAAAAACTTGAATTGCATGTAGCAGTTGTTGGGCG from Bubalus kerabau isolate K-KA32 ecotype Philippines breed swamp buffalo chromosome 22, PCC_UOA_SB_1v2, whole genome shotgun sequence includes these protein-coding regions:
- the EMX2 gene encoding homeobox protein EMX2 isoform X2 — protein: MFQPAPKRCFTIESLVAKDSPLPASRSEDPIRPAALSYANSSPINPFLNGFHSAAAAAAAGRGVYSNPDLVFAEAVSHPPNPAVPVHPVPPPHALAAHPLPSSHSPHPLFASQQRDPSTFYPWLIHRYRYLGHRFQGNDASPESFLLHNALARKPKRIRTAFSPSQLLRLEHAFEKNHYVVGAERKQLAHSLSLTETQVKVWFQNRRTKFKRQKLEEEGSDSQQKKKGTHHINRWRIATKQASPEEIDVTSDD
- the EMX2 gene encoding homeobox protein EMX2 isoform X1 — its product is MFQPAPKRCFTIESLVAKDSPLPASRSEDPIRPAALSYANSSPINPFLNGFHSAAAAAAAGRGVYSNPDLVFAEAVSHPPNPAVPVHPVPPPHALAAHPLPSSHSPHPLFASQQRDPSTFYPWLIHRYRYLGHRFQGNDASPESFLLHNALARKPKRIRTAFSPSQLLRLEHAFEKNHYVVGAERKQLAHSLSLTETQVSGPRRGHRIPDPRTEGLPPIGRELLPRPGLKMCKSMVSEPQDEVQKAEAGGRRLRFATKEKRDAPY